The Chitinophaga pinensis DSM 2588 region GCATCAGGGCACACAGGTATCGTTGTCTGGCTGGATTCAGACAATCAGGAAATTCGGAAGTATCACATTTGTCGACCTGCGTGACCGTTATGGTATTACACAGCTGCTGTTCGGAGAGTCTTTCAATGATCAGCTGGACGCACAGCCGCTGGGCCGTGAGTTCGTTATACAGGCAAAAGGTACTGTAACTGAGCGTTCTAATAAAAACCCAAATATTCCTACGGGTGATATTGAAATCACGATTAGTGAGTTTACTATATTAAATGCAGCTAAAACGCCTCCTTTCACTGTACAGGATGATACGGATGGTGGAGATGAGCTGCGTATGAAATACCGTTACCTTGACCTGCGCCGTAACATCGTAAAGCAGAACCTTGAACTGCGTTACCGTGTAAACAGATCTGCGCGTAACTATCTGGACAGCAGAGGTTTCATGGATATTGAAACCCCTTTCCTGATTAAGTCTACACCAGAAGGTGCACGTGACTTCGTGGTACCAAGCCGTATGAACCCTAATGAGTTCTATGCGTTGCCACAGTCTCCGCAGACCTTCAAGCAGCTGCTGATGGTGAGTGGTTATGACAGATATTACCAGATTGTAAAATGTTTCCGTGACGAGGATTTACGTGCTGACCGTCAGCCGGAGTTCACACAGATCGACTGTGAAATGAGCTTTGTTGACCAGGAAGATATCCTGAATACCTTTGAGAACATGATGAAACATATCTTCATGGAAATCAAGGGTATCAGTTTTGAGGATGCTTTCCCGCGTATGACCTGGGATGATGCAATGGAGTTCTACGGTAATGACAAACCGGATATCCGTTTCGACATGAAGCTGGTGAACATGAACGATACCGCTAAAGGCGCCAACTTCAAAGTATTTGACGATGCTGAACTGGTGGTAGCGATCTGTGCAAAAGGTTGTGCTGAGTACACCCGTAAGCAGCTGGATGAACTGACTGAGTGGGTAAAACGTCCTCAGATCGGCATGAGTGGTCTGATTTATGCGAGATATAATGCAGATGGAACAATAAAAAGCTCTGTCGATAAGTTCTTTGATGAAGAGAAATTGAAGGGCTGGGCGGCAAAATGTCAGGCAGAACCAGGTGACCTGATCCTGGTGCTGGCGGGTAAAGAGGAACGCACCCGCAAGGCAATGAGTGAGTTACGCCTGGAAATGGGCGAACGTCTGGGACTGAGAGACAAGAATGTATTTAAGCCACTGTGGGTGATCGATTTCCCGCTGTTTGAATATGCTGAAGAGGAAAACCGCTGGGTAGCCCGTCACCATCCGTTTACATCTCCTAAACCGGAGCATATCGAATGGATGAATGACCTGTCCAAATATGCAGACATCAAGGCAAATGCATATGATATCGTGCTGAACGGTACAGAAGTGGGCGGTGGCTCCATCCGAATATTCCAGCGTGACCTGCAGGAAAAAATGTTTGCAGCGCTCGGTATGAGCCCTGAGGAGGCAAACCATAAATTCGGCTTCCTGCTGGGAGCATTTGAATATGGTGCACCGCCACACGGAGGTATTGCCTTCGGCTTTGACCGCCTGTGCTCGCTGCTGGGTGGAAGTGAAACAATACGAGACTTTATAGCATTCCCTAAGAATAATTCCGGCCGTGATGTGATGCTGGACGCGCCTAGCGCAATTGATCAGGCTCAGCTGAATGAGCTGAAGATCAGCCTGGTGAAATAGACTGGCATGGAATTTGACTAAGTGGGTGGCACAAAGAACTGAATCCCCCTTGATGCTGATAAAACGGTGTTAAGGGGGATTGGTGCTAACTGAAGAGGAGCCCCTAAACGACGGGAATTTAATTTAGAACAGATTATTAAATTTTAACAAGTTATAGTCATATTGTACAAATATTTCAACTATATTGCCAAAACAAAAAACAATTCTGCCATGACATGTAAGAAAATGTTCAGCAGGGGATGGTTTTGTGCAATGCTGGGTATACTTTTGCTGATAGGCAATTCGGCTTTTTCACAACGTTCGGTAACTAATTATGTGAAGAAGTACAAGCCTACAGCTATCCGTATTATGAATGAAACAGGTATACCGGCAAGTGTGATAATGGGCGTAGCTATGCTTGAGTCGGGAATGGGGACCAGTAAGAATGCAAAATACTTGCACAACCATTTCGGGATTGTCGGACGTAATACCCTTCACAAACAGAAAGGAGTGGCCTACCGCTCCAGATACAAAGAGTTCGCCAACGCAGAGGCATCGTTTGATTACTTTGCGAATATGGTGAGCAAAAAGAAGTGGTTCTCTTCATTGAAAGGAAACACTGAATACAAACTCTGGCTCAAACACATGAACCATGCGGGATATTCGTCCGCAGGCCATGAATGGGTGAAAAGAGTTACAAGCATGATCAGTCGCTATAAATTGTACAAACTGGATGAGCAAATGGCATACACGGGGAGTTAATTTATAGTTTGTAGTTTTTATACGAACAAATCAGATTCAGCAGCTATGTCCGGCAATAATAAATCTGCCTATCCTTTCTACATCACCGCGGGGACTTTAGTGTGTTTAGTGGCGTTGTCACTTATCAATAACAGCTTCTCTATCCAAGATTTTACAACCCGTCCCCTGGACCTGTTGGCCGACGTTAGAAAGGACGCCCCTGTACCCCCTTCAGAAGAAATTGATACCACTGCTTATGCTACAGTACCCGTTCCCGGTACAACGGATACGGCTGTAAATGTAACAGAAGATTCGGCCAGTCTGGCTGCAGCAGCTGCTATACCCGATCCTGATCACTTTCATAATTTTGCTACTTATACAGGCATTCTGAATTATCATCCGCCAGTAGGAAGTGACAGCGCTGTTACGGCAGGACTGGAGCATTTCCTGGTAGCGCTGGATGAACTGAAAGCTAAAAAAAGAAAGAAAGTACGTATCGCTTACTTCGGTGATTCCATGATTGAGGGCGACCTGATCACGGAAGACCTGAGAGACAGTCTGCAAAGACTGTTTGGCGGACAAGGCGTTGGCTTTGTACCCGTAACCTCAGTTGTAGCCGGTTTCAGAACAACCATCACGCATACCTTCTCTAAAGACTGGAAAGATTATAGCTATAAACAATTGCCACCGGCCAGTCTGCCGCTGGGTATTTCCGGACACACCTTTATGCCGGGAGAATCCAGCTGGATCAAATACCAGTCTGTTAAAAAACGCGGTCTGAGCAAATTTGAGCAGGTGAGCGTGCTGTATGGCCCTTCCGCTTCCGGTAATATTTCCATAAATAATAAGTCATATGCATTATCCGGTCATCAGACAGTGAACAGACTGTCTCTGCATGTGGATTCTGCCAATTCAAAACAGGTGACTATCAAATGGGCCGGCGGTAGCGCAGCGCCCTTGTATGGCGTTTCCTTTGAAGGAGACACCGGTGTTTATGTGGACAACTACTCTTTCCGCGGTATCAGTGGTATTGAGTTGGGAAAGCTGTCCGGTAAACTCTTACAGCAGATGCAGTCAGAACATCCCTATGATCTGATCGTACTGCACTATGGGGCTAACGTATTGTGGAAACCAGAGCTGACCGATTATTCCTGGTATGGCAACCCAATGAAAAAGGTACTGGATTCACTGCGTAATGACCTGCCAAACGCTTCTTTCCTCGTAATAAGTACAGCCG contains the following coding sequences:
- a CDS encoding glucosaminidase domain-containing protein, translated to MTCKKMFSRGWFCAMLGILLLIGNSAFSQRSVTNYVKKYKPTAIRIMNETGIPASVIMGVAMLESGMGTSKNAKYLHNHFGIVGRNTLHKQKGVAYRSRYKEFANAEASFDYFANMVSKKKWFSSLKGNTEYKLWLKHMNHAGYSSAGHEWVKRVTSMISRYKLYKLDEQMAYTGS
- the aspS gene encoding aspartate--tRNA ligase; the protein is MYRTHTCGELRLEHQGTQVSLSGWIQTIRKFGSITFVDLRDRYGITQLLFGESFNDQLDAQPLGREFVIQAKGTVTERSNKNPNIPTGDIEITISEFTILNAAKTPPFTVQDDTDGGDELRMKYRYLDLRRNIVKQNLELRYRVNRSARNYLDSRGFMDIETPFLIKSTPEGARDFVVPSRMNPNEFYALPQSPQTFKQLLMVSGYDRYYQIVKCFRDEDLRADRQPEFTQIDCEMSFVDQEDILNTFENMMKHIFMEIKGISFEDAFPRMTWDDAMEFYGNDKPDIRFDMKLVNMNDTAKGANFKVFDDAELVVAICAKGCAEYTRKQLDELTEWVKRPQIGMSGLIYARYNADGTIKSSVDKFFDEEKLKGWAAKCQAEPGDLILVLAGKEERTRKAMSELRLEMGERLGLRDKNVFKPLWVIDFPLFEYAEEENRWVARHHPFTSPKPEHIEWMNDLSKYADIKANAYDIVLNGTEVGGGSIRIFQRDLQEKMFAALGMSPEEANHKFGFLLGAFEYGAPPHGGIAFGFDRLCSLLGGSETIRDFIAFPKNNSGRDVMLDAPSAIDQAQLNELKISLVK